CCCGCTTCCCCAGTTGGACGCCGTCATCCATGCAGCCATGGACAATCTTGATACGCTCTCCGTACATACGGCAAATTTCCTGCGCATCCCGGACCATCCTCTGGTATGGAGCCACCAGTACAATCTCCACAGGCCACCCTCCTTGAAAGGTCGGTAGTCTAAATTGTAACGCAATTGTTTCAACTTGCAACAAATCACTTTGAGGCGGGAGGAAGAAAAGAATGTGGGTTGCCCATCTGCATTGGCACGCGAATTGCTAGAAACAAGAGATACAGGCATGCACCCCTTACGGAATGGAGGATACTTTCGTGAACATCATGGGCTACCGCAGAGCGGATGGTCGCATCGGCGTCCGCAATCACGTCCTGGTCTTGCCAGTCTCCTACGAAATGAACCAGGTCGCCGACCGCATCGTCCGCCAGGTTCCCGATTCCGTCACGTTCCGAAACCAGCACGGCATCGACCAGTCAGGCGACGACCTCAGGCAGACCCTGCGCGTCTATGAAGGATTCGCCACCCATCCGAACATCCACGGCGTGATCATCCTCGGCTGGGGTCACGAACCGTACGACCTGCAAAGCATCGCAGCCACCGCCGAGGCGGCTGGCAAGTCCGTGGAACTCATTGTGCTCGAACAGGTCGGCGGCATGCGGCGCGCCATCGAGCTTGGCGTGGCTCGAACCAGGCAAATGGTTCGCGATCGCGATGCCGTACAGCGCGAACCGGTGCCTCTCTCAGAAATCATTCTCGGCACGGAATGCGGCGGCTCCGACGCCTGTTCAGGCATTTCCGCCAACCCGGCTCTCGGTGTTACAAGTGATTTGCTGGTGAATGCTGGCGGTACGTCGATCCTTTCCGAAACCACTGAACTGATGGGAGCGGAACACCTGCTGGCAGAGCGGGCCGTTTCCAGGGAGGTCGGCGACCGTATCCTGTACATCGTCCGGCGCATGGAACAAAACGCAATGAAAATGGGTGTCGATATTCGTGGTGCGCAGCCCGCGCCCGGCAATATTGAAGGCGGAATCACGACGATTGAGGAGAAGAGCCTTGGCTGCATTCACAAGGCGGGACATTCCCCAATCCAGGAGGTCGTCGAATACGCCGAGCGACCGACCAAAAAGGGCCTGATTGTCATGGACACGCCCGGCCACGACATCGAGCAGATGACGGGCATGGTCGCCGGCGGCGCCCAGATTGCCATCTTCACCACTGGCCGCGGTACACCGACCGGATGCGCGATTGCCCCGGTAATAAAAGTATCGTCTAACTCGTTTACCTATCAGCGCATGCAAGACCACATTGACCTGAACGCGGGTACGGTGATCGACGGTACGGAAACGGTCCAGCAAGTCGGAGAACGCCTGTTCCAGCTCATGCTCAACGTGCTGAGTGGCCAGCAGACGAAGGCGGAGCGGCTCGGGCACCGTGAATTCGGCATCTACCGTATCGGTCAAAGCCTCTAGGTTCCAGTCCACGCGGCAGCGTTCCGACAGACCGAACCGGCTGGGGAGAACCCAGTTGCGGAGATGAATGAAGCTTACGGGCAGTTCCTGAAGGAGTTGACAAGAGATGAACGAACTTCAGCGCAAATGGCTGGTGATGCATCCAAAAGACGATGTGGCGGTGGCACTGGTTCCGCTCGCGGCTGGCACCACCCTGACGGACCTGGACCGCGGGTTCGGAGTGACGTTGCGGGCCGACATTCCGTTCGGCCACAAGTTCGCCATCCGAACCATTCCGAAGGGCGGCCTTGTACACAAGTATGGACAGGTCATTGGCATATCGACGGCGGCCATCGAAGCAGGCGATCACGTTCACGTCCACAATGTCGACAGCCGCCGCGCTCGCGGTGACCTGACAAAGGGGGCATCCCAGGTATGACAGGGCTCACGGCGTACCGACGCTCGGACGGCGGCATTGGGGTACGCAACTATCTGTTCACCCTCCCGACGGTCGTCTGCGCCAATCAGGTGGTGGTTGACGTTGCGCTCACGCACCCGGAACTGAAGTACATTGAGCATCAGCATGGGTGTGCCCAGATTGGCGCCGACCTGGAGCAGACCCGGCGGATTTTCACGCAGCTCGCACTTCATCCGAATGTGTACGCCAGCATGTTCGTAAGCCTGGGCTGCGAAGGCGTTGTTGCTACAAAGCTGTTTGCCAACGCCGCTGCCCAGACGGATCGCCCCATGGACCTTGTCGTCATTCAAGCGTCAGGGGGTACGCCTGGCGCCGAAGCACGCGTGGATGCGTGGATCGACCAGCGGCAGCGCGAACTTGACCGCTGTCAGCGTGAGACGGCAGGTTGGGACGAGCTCGTGGTCGGCGTCTTGATCGACTCGAGCGTCGCCAGCAAGCTGGAACTGGTGCGAGCGTGTCTCGAATCCCTGCAGGAATTGGGCGTCCGCATCGTGATCCCCAATGCCTATCTGCACTTGGCGGAGGAACTGGCCGGCGCTGTGGGTACAGTGGACTACGGGGAATCTGCAGACGAACGCGTGTGGGCGATGAAACCTGGTTCGAACGCGCTGGAGACCACCACTGGATTGACGGCGGCTGGTGCACATCTCATCGTCCATCTTGCGGACCGTCCGCATGCATTTGGCAGTCCGCTGGCGCCGACGATTCGCTGGTGCATGGATGAAACGACCTATCAAAAATTCCGCGATGACTTCGATGGACAGCTCCAAAGTGTGCACGACGTCCAACAGGTCACGGAACAATTGGCCTCCATCGCGAATGGTCACCCGACCGTCGCCGAGTCGTTCGGAATGGACGACTTTGCGCTCTACCGGATTGGGCCAACCGTGTAAGCTCGGTTCAGCCATGGTCAACAGGCCTCTCACTGCAAGCCGAACGCTTGCCCGTGAGCCTGCGATTCCCCCTGATCGATCACAGAGGAGGCGACAAGTGTCATGGAGTCTAGGAACTATATCGGCGGTGAATGGTATACTCCGCGAGGCGACGTCATCCACGTCAAGAACCCATCCAATACAAGCGAAGAAATCGGTGTACTCCATCTGTCCGAAGCGAGCGATATGCAACAAGCGGGAGAAGCGGCACAAAAGGCCTTGGCATCGTGGGCTTCCATGAACAGCGGCAAACGCGGTCAGATTCTTTATCAAGCCGCCGATCTGCTGGCGTCCAAACTGGATGAGGTCGCAACCCTCTCCAGTTTGGAAATGGGCAAGCCCATCAGCGAAATGAAGGGAGAGGTGATGCGCGGCGTTCACTTGCTTCGCTACTATGCGGCAGAAGGCGTTCGTGCGGTCGGCGACGTCATCCCGGCTGGCGCCGACAACGTCCTGCAGTACACGAAACGGGTGCCGCTGGGTGTCGTTGGGCTCATCACCCCGTGGAACTTTCCCGTCGCGATCCCCATTTGGAAGCTCGCCCCTGCCCTGATTTGCGGAAACACGGTGATTTGGAAACCCGCCGAAGCGGCCTCCCTGTCTGCAACCAAAATCACGGCAATCCTGGCGGAAGCGGGGCTTCCCGCGGGTGTGCTGAACCTGGTCATCGGCACAGGGAGTAAGGTAGGCAGCAGGATGCTGGAAGAGCTGCCCCTTGACGGGGTAAGTTTCACGGGATCGACCAAGACAGGGCTCCAGGTGGCCGCCACGTGTGCACGCCGAAATATCAAGTACCAGACGGAAATGGGCGGAAAGAATGCAGCCGTCGTATTGCGCGACGCAGACCTGTCCACAACCGTCCCCGCCATTCTGAGCGGCGCGTTCCGCTCAGCAGGCCAAAAGTGTACGGCGACCAGCCGCATCATCGTCGAACAGGCCGCCTACGAACCCCTGGTCGACGAACTGCGTAAGGAAGTCGCGAAACTATACGTCGGAAACGCACTTGACCCGAGTTCCTATCTCGGCCCTGTGGCGTCTGCGGGACAGTATGAAACCGTGAGGTCGTACGTCCGGCTCGCGGAGCAAACGGAAGTCCTCGCCCAGGGTCAGGCCCAGGTCGACCCGTCGACAGGCTACTACGTGATGCCCCTGGTGGTGGGAGGCGTTGGCCCCGATCACAAGCTGGTCCAGGAGGAGATTTTTGGACCCGTTGCGGCTGTCGTTCGTGCAACGGACGCAGAAGAAGCATTCGCCTTGTGCAATCAAACGATGTACGGCCTGAGCGCCTCCGTCTTCACGCAAAACCTGTCACGCGCCTTGCGGTTTCTCGACGAGACACAGGCAGGCATGGTCCGCGTCAACCTTGAGACGGCGGGCGTTGAGTACCAGGCGCCGTTCGGCGGCATGAAGTTGTCCAGCTCGCACACGCGCGAACAGGGTCAGGCCGCCCTCAGCTTCTACAGTCAGGTCAAAACGTGTGCCGTGTACTACGGATGAGGAGGACATGATGATGAAAACCCTGCGCTATCGCGACGAGACGACTGGCGAGCCGCAACTGGCCATCCTCGTGAAGGACACCGTGTACAACGTGACAAGGCAAGTGCCGCACTGGACCGAACCCGTGCAGATGTGGTATGCCCTTCGAGCGCTCGGCATCCCGTTCGAAGACGCGGCAGCCCGCCTGTGTACTGGCGAAGGCATTTCGTTCCATGAATTAGATGAAGCGGGCCATCTTCTGCCGCCGGTCGTCGCCCGCGAGGTCTGGGCGGCCGGCGTCACCTACGAGCGCAGCCGCGAAGCGCGCAATGCGGAGACCAAAATCTCGGACAGTGTCTACGACCGCGTGTATGCAGCAGAGCGGCCCGAACTCTTCTTCAAAGCCACGGCTGACCGGGTTGTACCTCCTGGCAACCCACTTGGGCTGCGCAGCGATTCTTCCTGGATGGTGCCTGAGCCAGAGCTGTCCGTCGTCATCTCGGCAACCGGAGACATCATCGGCTGGACCGTTGGCAATGACCTCAGTTCGCGCGACATCGAAGGGGAAAACCCCCTCTATCTGCCGCAGGCGAAGGTGTTTTCACGCAGCTGCTCATTTGGACCTGTCCTGCTTTGGCACACACCATCGACCACGCCTGCGGATTGGACGGTGTCGCTGGAGATTCACCGCGAGGGCCAGTTGGCATTCTCCGGGTCGGTCCCGTTCCGCCAGTTCCGGCGCAGGGTCGATGAACTCGTGGACTTCCTCTGCCGCGACAACCCGGTTCCCGACGGGACAGTGCTGATGACGGGGACGGGGATTGTACCACCGGACGATTTCACGCTCACCCCTGGCGACCGGGTGGACATATGCATCGACGCAATCGGCACTTTAGTCAACCCCATCGCAGCGCCAATGGCTCTGTAAGGGCAAAGCAGCCGGACAGGCGGTTCGAAACGCCGTGAAGGTTAACATCTCGCAGGAAAACAGTCGGGGGCCCCGAAGGGCCCCGAAGCCTTTTCCTTTCACCTCACCGTTGATAACCCGTCATCTCTCTTATACCACGGGCACTGCGAGGTCATCGGCACGCTGTCCTGGGACACTCATTCTGGCTTCCGGGAAGTACCGGTCCAGCAGCTCCAGACCAATCCGCGCGCGGCGTACCCGCTCGCGGCCGAGCTTGACGGCCAGGTCCTTCAGGTGTTCCCCGGACGGGTAGATGTTCGGCGCATTCCGAACACCAAACTTGATGTACACCGGACTCGCCAGTCGAATCAACTCTGGGATTTCATAATATCGCACGAAACCTCCGACATCGTCCGGCACTTCAACATAAATGTCCAGTGGAACGTTGGTCACCGAACGCACGGCCGCCAACTGTGCGAGCGTGAGGTCCGTCGCGACGTTGAGCGTGTTCGCTCCAAAACGCTCCAAAACGGCGGCAGTCGCCGGGTTGGTCACCCCGGCCATGACCGACACTTTATACTTCATGTCCGCCGGCAGGTCACCCCGTTTCCGCAGCTCACCAAGCACCCATAACAGCCCCTCATCTGAAACCAGCACGCTCCGAATCCCCAACCCGTGGGCCCGTTTGACCTCTTCCACGGATTGAACAATCTGTTCCATACCCATCGCCCGGCTCTTGGCGATGCCGCCAGTCTCCGACTTCGCGAGCGCGCTCAGGTGCCATCCGGCACGGGGCCCAATGAACAGGCTGATTTCGATGCCAGCCTCGGCCCCGAGTTTGGCCATCTCCCGAATCTCACTATCCGTCATCAACATGATTCCGCTGCCTTGGGAGATTCGATGCAAACGAACATCGAGCCGCTCCGCCTCTTCGAGTACGGCTCGCAGCACTTCCGGCCCTTCGCAGCTTGGAATCTCAACGCGCACCTGTGCCCCGTCGGCGAACCGTTTCGCACTGGCCTGCCACGCTGCATCGTCACTCGCCGGCAACCCAATCTTCGTCAGTGCTGCTCTGGATTCATCGAACATCAATCGCCACCTCCTGTGCTGTGTGCGCTGACGCATGCCACTCGGCCTCGTCCCAAACCGCCTGGGGGACCACGCCGTGCGCCGCATCGGTGTGTCCAACCAGGCGATTCCCGGCCGCGATCTGCCGGCGCCGTTCCATCATCCGCGTCTTCCGCGACAAGCCGAGTTCACGCCGCGCTGCCATCCAGTTGTCTGCGGCGGCCACGATGCGGCCGGCACGCAAGGCATCGCGATCGAGCAAGTCGATCTGTTTCGACCGAAACCCGAGATGCACCAGGTCGCCCGTCTGCAGATACAAAATCCCGCCGCCCGCGATCGCCTCGGGCGTCACGTGTCCAATTGCTGCGCCGTACGTCACGCCGGAGTATCGGCCATCACTCATCAACACCGTCAGCTTTTGCAACAACTTGTTCGCGTTGATATGCTGCATCGGCGTAAACATCTCCGGCATACCAAAAGCCTCCGGCCCCTGTCCGCCAATCACGACCGCCACCTTCAGCAGGCGGGCTTCAATCAGTTGGTCAAAACATTTGTCATAGCTCTGTGGCGGCTCTCCATCTCCCCCGTTCAGTCGATGGATTTGCCGCAGCAAATCCATATCCACAATCCGTTCTCGCTTCCACTTCTCGGTCAGTTCAACGTCCAGCAGATGATGGTTCGCCTCCTCTTCACTGTTGTAATAGACCACGACGGCGACCTTGTTTTCAAATTCATCCAATTGCGCAGTGGACATGCCACTGATTTTCACGACGGCGCTTTCAAAAAAGTTGCTGCGCAACACGTCAACGCCACTGAACGGGCGCCGTGGCTTTGAGAGAATGATGGGGTTGTCTTTGACATGGTCCGCGGACAACCCGCGTTTGTCCTGCAATCGCGCTCGCCACGTCGTTCCGGTTACGGTTGGCGCATCCACGTTCATTGGGACGCCGTTTTGAATGAGTTCGTAAAAGAGCGACTCCATGCCCCGCGACAGACCGGCCCCGCACTGAAGCGCCAACGCATACACATCGCGGCCTTCCGTCAGACTGTAGTCGTACAGATCCGGGATCGGATACGCCTTGAGGACACGCTCCACATCGTATACACTGTATGGCTCGCCGCTGTAAATCATCGCCGCGACCATGTGCATCATCAAGTTCGCCGAACCGCCCGCCGCGCTGTGAATGCGAATGGCATTCCGAATGTTCGCCTTGACCAGCTCCGATACGCTGAATTCCGGCCGGTTAATGATAGAGATGAGGCCATCGACCGATTCCTCGACCTGCGCCCGAGTGGGCGGCATGGTCAGAATCTCCACAGCCGGATGAACCAGTCCAAGTCCGGCAACCAAGTCGCGGGAACTGTTGCCCGTCCCATGGAATGCACAAATGCCGCCGGCTGCGTCACACGTATTTACGGCCAGCACCTGTTCGTAGCGCTTGTGCTGTTCTTTCGTGATCACGCCTTTCACGACCGCCCGCGTGAACACACCTTGAAACGCGGTGTTCGATGAGCATTGCAAAATGTAACGCATCGCGTCTCGGAGGTCATCGGCGATGTCCTGGAAGCCTTGCGATTCCGCCCGCTTCGCCACCTCTTCCAATTCCATCTTCAGTTTGTCCGGGATGGTGCCCCCCTTGAGGACATGTACCGGCGCAAACGTTGCCCACACGGGCGCCTCGCCCCGGGTTCGCCGCACAACGTCAAGATGCGCAAGTGCGCAAACCACGCCGAGCGGCTGCTTGTCACAGCCCTGAATCACGAACGCGCCGTGATAACTCTGGGCTTCCATGTGATTCACGACCATCGACGAAATGGCGTTCCGGCTTTGCAGGGAATAACTCATCCCCATGTTATCCTGCGCCGTGCCGTCGCAGAGGACCGGCGTGGCGGCGTAGAATGGCACCGCTCCCCGCTGCCACAGCGCAACGGCTGCCCGCAGCACCGTACCGAGATCCATGATGTGCGCCGGGTGATCCCACGAGCCGCCAAGAATGGCGATCCGCGGCGCATTCTCTTCGAGCCGCCGGTAGATTTCATCGAGTGTCCACGTGACCGGCACATCGGCCACTTCCCTCCCGAGAATGTGCCGCGCCTTGTCCAACAACCCCGCGACAGTAATCGGTTCGTTGGCCTTGCCTTGCACATTCCACTGATAGGGATTGACGGGGTTGTCAACGCGTAAGCGGGATTCCATGTCCATCAACACTTCCTTTCCTCATACTGCACCCGATTTCGAGCAGTACCTTGCGAATCTCGTTTGGATGTGACTCGATGAAAGCAAACGCTCGTTCTATCTCCTCAATCGGAAATCGATGCGTCGCAAACGTGTCCGCCTTGATGCGTCCAGTGTTAAACCATTCAATCACTGTCGGGAATTTGTCCGTCTGCAGTCTTGAACCGACGACAGTCAATTCCTTTTTGGTGATGTCGAGTTGTGCGATTTGTGAAGGAGCTGCTGTCAATCCAAGCACAACCACTCTGCCTGCGACAGAGGTCACCCGAACGGCCTGCTCAAAGGTGTGTACTGTGCAAGCTGCATCAATCGTCACGTTTGGGCCGAGTCCGTCGGTAATCTCCTGAATCTCGGCTTCCACATCAACCTTTCCTGGATTCAGCAGATGGTCAGCGCCAAGCGAGCATGCATAGGCCAATTTAGCATCACTCAAATCAGAGACGATGCAGGTCGCCCCGGTCATTTTCGCAACTTGCAGCGCGCAAAGACCGATGGGACCCGCACCTAGGATGAATACCGTGTCACCAGCGCGTACCTCTCCCCGCCAGTTCGCTTGAGCACCGATGGTAAACGGTTCAACAAGAACAGCTTCATGCCAGGCCAGCCTGCGGTCCACCTTGTGAACAATCCGCTCAGGGAGGACCATGTATTCCTGATATGCGCCATCTCGGTGAACGCCATAAACCTGAAGATGAACACAGACGTTCCTGCGGCCGGACTGACACGCGTAGCACGCACCACACCATTGAATCGGTTCCATCACAACCTTGTCTCCGGGGACCAGTTGGTTCACGTTTGGGCCAATTTCGACGACTTCGCCGACCATTTCATGACCAATGATTCGCGGATACGTTGCCACCGGTGACTGCCCATGGTAAATATGCATATCCGACCCACAGACGCCTACCATTTGCACTTTGATGAGGACCTCATCCTCGTTTTGAATGCGAGGCATCGCTTTCTCAATCACGTCCACCCGTCCAGGACTGACGATTTGTACAGCCAACAAGCTGCTCACCTCGATTGTTCAAACGGTTCCAAAAGATCCCACCGAAATTCCACACCCGTCCCTGTCACATTGGGAGCGACCGCCCGCCCGTCTTGCAGGACAAGCGGGCGCGTGGTGTATGCATCAATCGGAAAACTGTGCACTTCCAGATATGCTCCGTTTGGCATTGCAGACAACAGACTCACGTGCAACTCCTGCATGCCGTGGCTGCAAACCGGTAAATTATAGGTTTGCGCGAGGTGTGCGACTTTCAGCCATCCAGTGATACCGCCGATGTTTGAAGCGTCCGGCTGCGGGAAATCAATCTTCCCACGTGTCATGGCACACGCAAACTCATAAATCGTTCGATAGTTTTCACCAGCAGCGATTGGAATTCCACCCCGTTCCGAAATCCGGAGGTATCCGTCGTAGTCCTCCGGAATCGTCGGTTCTTCGAGCCAAAGAACATTGTAAGGTTTCATCCGTTTTGCTGCGGTGATGGCGGTCGCAACCGACCACTTCATATTCGCATCGACCATCAAGTCAACATCCGGCCCAATGAGTTCCCGAACCGCCGCAATGCGTTCGATGTCTTCTTCGAGACGTTCTTGACCGAGCTTGATTTTGACAGCGCGAAAGCCGCGTTCCAGATACGTCCGGTTGTTTTGAAGCAGTTTTTCCAACGGAAAGTTCAAATCAATCGCCCCGGCATACGCTTTTACGCTGTTGTCAGCGCCGCCAAGGAGTTTCCACAGGGGTTCGTCTGCCTTCTTCGCCCGCAGGTCCCAGAGTGCAATATCGACCGCAGAAATCGCAAAGGACGCGAGGCCTCCCCGTCCGATGTAATGGATTTTCCACTGCATCGCGTCCCACAGGGATTCTACGCAAGATGCATCTTGGCCAAGCAGGAACGGCCTCAAGTCGTGTTCGATGAGGCTCGCAATCGCGCGTCCGCCGAGACCACCGGTATACGTATAACCAATGCCCTGGCGCCCATCTTGTACAATCACTTTGACAATCGGAACATCGAAATGCGTGTGCATGCCGTGTTTTGCATCGCCCATCACTTCGGGCAAGGGAATGTGATATAAGGAGGTGATGACGTCTACAATCTGGCTGTCATTTGCCATATGTCTGTCTCCTTACCGTGGCATCTTCCAACTTGTGAACAACGAACGGAGCTTGTCGCGCCCCCTTCGTTTTGTTCGCTTCAACGCTCGTCTTCGGTGTTCAGTCAATCGACAGACTCGGCGGTGCGTTTTCTTGATCTCCATACGTTGGGGAGAACGTCGTTTCTTCATAGCCAAACATTTCCGGCAGGATATACTTTGCAGCGAGCCATGCAATGAGTGGGAAAATGGCCACAAACAGCGTTGCACCGCCTTCTCCAAGGTCTGCGATGATCGTCGGGAAGAAGAGCAGTCCAACGAAACCCGCCGCCTTTACAAACATGTAGGCAAAACCGCTGGCCGTGCCACGGTATTTTGGAGGAGCCACGACCGTTACGATGGTCATGCCGTTTTCGGCATCCCAATAGTGTCCCCACAGCATCAACGCACAGACGAAGGGGAACAGGAACTTTTCACCGGTAAAGAGCGCGACGGCGCCAAGAATCAAGGAAATAAACACAATCCCGAATCCCCAGAGGCTCAGCGAACGCTGCCCGTATTTTGCAGTAAACAAGGGACCGACCCAACCGGAAATGGCAGCGATAATGTACAACACCATCATGATGAGGTCGTTTCCAGTCGTACCCGCAACACCAAGCATCGCAATAATCACCGGGGTATAGAAACTGAATGTGCTAAACTCAAAGCCTTGGACAAAGTTGGAGATCCACCCAAACTGAGTTGCCTTCCACGCCACCCGGTCTTTTTTAATCTCCCGCAAAAATGCGCCGAGATTTGGACGGTTCACTTTCACATCTTCATTCGGCAGCATATCCAGCGAATCCCCGTAAATTTGCTGGGATACTTTTTTCGCTTCTACAAATCGACCTTTTTGAATCAACCAAATTGCGGTTTCTGGCAAATTCCAACGCAGAATAAAGAGGATAACCGCCGGGAGACAAGACATTCCGAGAATGATACGCCACAGGGTGTCATTGTTGACCTTCGTAAGGATGAAAATCAAGATCACGCCGATCGCGATGATTTCTCCGACGGCGAACATGAACTGCCAACGGTTGCCCATCACTTCGCGGTCACCTTTTTTCATGAATTCCATGATGTAGGTGTAACCGTTCGCAATATCGGCACCCAGCGGAAGCCCGAGGAAAAAGCGAATGATCGCCAGCGCCATCATATTCGGCGCAAACGCCTGCGCGAATCCAAAGATGATGAACATGACCATCGTTGTCATAAACACTTTCCGTCGACCGAACTTGTCGGTCATCCAGCCGCCGAGCATGGCGCCAACGAGCGCGCCTGCCTGTGTCCCGCCGGAAGCAAGTCCCAGCATCAAGTTATTCGGGTGATAAATCTGTTTAATAAAGATGAGCACAAAAGAGATGGAATACAAATCCCAAGCCTCAATGAAAATGGACGCGATCATCAGCCACCCAATGCGATTCCCGCCGGAGCTGTACTTATTGATGAGGTGCGTAATGGCGCTGTTCATTCTTTGTTCCATGGACGCCGAATGTGCGGTGGATGCCATAACATTCAACCCCTCCTCAAGTGTCTAGTGAGATGCAAACACCCAGACCCGATTGATTCTCCGAAGCAATTGGGTCATGCGCATCCATCCAACGACATAGCAAAATTTGTTCCAACATTTAGACAACAATTCATGCAACGAATCCGCTGTCGTGGTAATTCTCTCGAGATCGGGTTGACGACGCTTGCATCGTGCGTGTGCAAAAATGAACCGCGGACAGCACGCAGCAGGGTTTCAATTTGCAACGCCGTGTCATCTGCCGTCCTGATGGTCGTCGGGTACCGTTTGCCCACGGTTCAACGCCTGCTGCCCTGCATCCAGCACTTCGAGAATCCGCTCCACGTCATACACACTCCCCCGCCACGTGCCCCCGCTCACATTCTGCAGCGCTGCCCACAGGCGCGTGTCATCCGGCAGATCCGGATCGGGGGCAAGGTCCGGGTGCAGCTCACGCGCGTTCAAAATCTCCTGCCCCTCTTCCGGCGGAAAGCGCCGACCCCCTTCGCCGATGAAGTTCACGGTGCCTTCCAATCGTTGTGTATCGATCACGATTTCAACTACATCCCCCGTCCGCAGCTTCCCAATGGGTCCCCCCGCGAGCGCCTCCGGACCGATGTGTCCGATGCAAGCCCCTGTGGACACCCCTGAAAAGCGGGCGTCCGTCAGCAAACTCACATGTTTGCCAAACGGCAGGTGCTTCAGCGCGGACGTTAATTGGTACGTTTCCTCCATACCCGTTCCGGCCGGCCCCCTACCCATCAGCACCAGAATGTCCCCCGCCACGATGCCACCGGTTTTAATGGCCTCGATTGCGCTGCGCTCAGACGTGAAGACCTTGATGGCCCCGGTATGCCGATACACACCCTCCTCGTCCAGCACACTTGGGTCGATAGCGGTGGACTTGATGACGGCCCCTTCCGGCGCAATGTTTCCGACCGGGAACGTTACCGTAGACCTCATCCCGCGAGCGTGGGCAGTCGTCCGACTCATGATGACCCGGTCCGCATCGATTCCGTCGACTTCCACCAGTCGCTTTCGCAGCTTCCAGCGACGCTCGGAGTCCTCCCACCAATCGAGGACGTCCTTGAGCGGAACGCCTGCAGCCGTCAACACAC
Above is a genomic segment from Alicyclobacillus cycloheptanicus containing:
- a CDS encoding dihydroxy-acid dehydratase domain-containing protein — its product is MDMESRLRVDNPVNPYQWNVQGKANEPITVAGLLDKARHILGREVADVPVTWTLDEIYRRLEENAPRIAILGGSWDHPAHIMDLGTVLRAAVALWQRGAVPFYAATPVLCDGTAQDNMGMSYSLQSRNAISSMVVNHMEAQSYHGAFVIQGCDKQPLGVVCALAHLDVVRRTRGEAPVWATFAPVHVLKGGTIPDKLKMELEEVAKRAESQGFQDIADDLRDAMRYILQCSSNTAFQGVFTRAVVKGVITKEQHKRYEQVLAVNTCDAAGGICAFHGTGNSSRDLVAGLGLVHPAVEILTMPPTRAQVEESVDGLISIINRPEFSVSELVKANIRNAIRIHSAAGGSANLMMHMVAAMIYSGEPYSVYDVERVLKAYPIPDLYDYSLTEGRDVYALALQCGAGLSRGMESLFYELIQNGVPMNVDAPTVTGTTWRARLQDKRGLSADHVKDNPIILSKPRRPFSGVDVLRSNFFESAVVKISGMSTAQLDEFENKVAVVVYYNSEEEANHHLLDVELTEKWKRERIVDMDLLRQIHRLNGGDGEPPQSYDKCFDQLIEARLLKVAVVIGGQGPEAFGMPEMFTPMQHINANKLLQKLTVLMSDGRYSGVTYGAAIGHVTPEAIAGGGILYLQTGDLVHLGFRSKQIDLLDRDALRAGRIVAAADNWMAARRELGLSRKTRMMERRRQIAAGNRLVGHTDAAHGVVPQAVWDEAEWHASAHTAQEVAIDVR
- a CDS encoding zinc-binding alcohol dehydrogenase family protein yields the protein MLAVQIVSPGRVDVIEKAMPRIQNEDEVLIKVQMVGVCGSDMHIYHGQSPVATYPRIIGHEMVGEVVEIGPNVNQLVPGDKVVMEPIQWCGACYACQSGRRNVCVHLQVYGVHRDGAYQEYMVLPERIVHKVDRRLAWHEAVLVEPFTIGAQANWRGEVRAGDTVFILGAGPIGLCALQVAKMTGATCIVSDLSDAKLAYACSLGADHLLNPGKVDVEAEIQEITDGLGPNVTIDAACTVHTFEQAVRVTSVAGRVVVLGLTAAPSQIAQLDITKKELTVVGSRLQTDKFPTVIEWFNTGRIKADTFATHRFPIEEIERAFAFIESHPNEIRKVLLEIGCSMRKGSVDGHGIPLTR
- a CDS encoding mandelate racemase/muconate lactonizing enzyme family protein, which translates into the protein MANDSQIVDVITSLYHIPLPEVMGDAKHGMHTHFDVPIVKVIVQDGRQGIGYTYTGGLGGRAIASLIEHDLRPFLLGQDASCVESLWDAMQWKIHYIGRGGLASFAISAVDIALWDLRAKKADEPLWKLLGGADNSVKAYAGAIDLNFPLEKLLQNNRTYLERGFRAVKIKLGQERLEEDIERIAAVRELIGPDVDLMVDANMKWSVATAITAAKRMKPYNVLWLEEPTIPEDYDGYLRISERGGIPIAAGENYRTIYEFACAMTRGKIDFPQPDASNIGGITGWLKVAHLAQTYNLPVCSHGMQELHVSLLSAMPNGAYLEVHSFPIDAYTTRPLVLQDGRAVAPNVTGTGVEFRWDLLEPFEQSR
- a CDS encoding MFS transporter; its protein translation is MASTAHSASMEQRMNSAITHLINKYSSGGNRIGWLMIASIFIEAWDLYSISFVLIFIKQIYHPNNLMLGLASGGTQAGALVGAMLGGWMTDKFGRRKVFMTTMVMFIIFGFAQAFAPNMMALAIIRFFLGLPLGADIANGYTYIMEFMKKGDREVMGNRWQFMFAVGEIIAIGVILIFILTKVNNDTLWRIILGMSCLPAVILFILRWNLPETAIWLIQKGRFVEAKKVSQQIYGDSLDMLPNEDVKVNRPNLGAFLREIKKDRVAWKATQFGWISNFVQGFEFSTFSFYTPVIIAMLGVAGTTGNDLIMMVLYIIAAISGWVGPLFTAKYGQRSLSLWGFGIVFISLILGAVALFTGEKFLFPFVCALMLWGHYWDAENGMTIVTVVAPPKYRGTASGFAYMFVKAAGFVGLLFFPTIIADLGEGGATLFVAIFPLIAWLAAKYILPEMFGYEETTFSPTYGDQENAPPSLSID